The following are from one region of the Gambusia affinis linkage group LG02, SWU_Gaff_1.0, whole genome shotgun sequence genome:
- the rwdd3 gene encoding RWD domain-containing protein 3 isoform X1: MLIMSDAAIEEVSVLSSIYCRDGEFQIVQQSAQDGLVVQLNCTGGRGGKLNVSAVFHLDPSYPSCPPHISISTTSLSKIQCHNIRQKLMTRAAELPPEPMLLQLVEYLQECVEQTEDQTGEQDGTEEEKVNQQEWTTVLLLDHIRSQNRYIKLLERWSQQLHLTCRLLLGRNPLIILLGERLKIKEFCHRLKTVKVDVDSSGKKCKERMMKVLAETPYSSLCQHSFQRFVVKDYKSLSELTAVFEELNLAELYQQMLPTLSG; the protein is encoded by the exons ATGTTGATCATGTCGGACGCAGCTATTGAGGAAGTTTCAGTTTTATCGTCCATTTACTGCAGAGACGGAGAGTTTCAAATTGTTCAACAGTCTG CACAGGATGGGCTGGTGGTCCAGCTCAACTGCACTGGTGGGAGAGGCGGGAAGCTGAATGTGAGCGCAGTGTTCCATCTAGACCCCAGCTATCCTTCCTGTCCTCCTCATATTTCGATCTCCACCACCAGCCTGTCTAAGATTCAGTGTCACAACATCAGGCAGAAGCTGATGACTCGAGCTGCAGAACTTCCCCCAGAACCAATGCTGCTCCAGCTGGTGGAATACTTGCAG GAATGTGTGGAACAGACAGAGGACCAGACAGGAGAACAGGACGgaacagaggaagagaaagtcAACCAGCAGGAATGGACAACGGTTCTGCTGCTTGACCACATCAGATCTCAAAACCGATATATCAAACTCCTGGAGCGCTGGAGCCAGCAGCTGCATCTCACCTGTAGACTTTTACTAGGACGCAATCCATTGATTATTCTGCTGGGGGAAAGACTCAAGATCAAG GAGTTTTGTCACCGTTTAAAGACTGTTAAGGTAGATGTGGACTCTTCAGGGAAGAAATGCAAAGAGAGGATGATGAAGGTTCTTGCTGAGACCCCATATTCCTCCCTCTGTCAACATAG TTTCCAGAGATTTGTAGTGAAGGACTACAAGTCATTATCAGAGCTGACTGCTGTCTTTGAGGAGCTGAACCTGGCTGAGCTTTACCAACAGATGCTGCCTACGTTAAGCGGCTAG
- the rwdd3 gene encoding RWD domain-containing protein 3 isoform X2, which produces MLIMSDAAIEEVSVLSSIYCRDGEFQIVQQSAQDGLVVQLNCTGGRGGKLNVSAVFHLDPSYPSCPPHISISTTSLSKIQCHNIRQKLMTRAAELPPEPMLLQLVEYLQTEDQTGEQDGTEEEKVNQQEWTTVLLLDHIRSQNRYIKLLERWSQQLHLTCRLLLGRNPLIILLGERLKIKEFCHRLKTVKVDVDSSGKKCKERMMKVLAETPYSSLCQHSFQRFVVKDYKSLSELTAVFEELNLAELYQQMLPTLSG; this is translated from the exons ATGTTGATCATGTCGGACGCAGCTATTGAGGAAGTTTCAGTTTTATCGTCCATTTACTGCAGAGACGGAGAGTTTCAAATTGTTCAACAGTCTG CACAGGATGGGCTGGTGGTCCAGCTCAACTGCACTGGTGGGAGAGGCGGGAAGCTGAATGTGAGCGCAGTGTTCCATCTAGACCCCAGCTATCCTTCCTGTCCTCCTCATATTTCGATCTCCACCACCAGCCTGTCTAAGATTCAGTGTCACAACATCAGGCAGAAGCTGATGACTCGAGCTGCAGAACTTCCCCCAGAACCAATGCTGCTCCAGCTGGTGGAATACTTGCAG ACAGAGGACCAGACAGGAGAACAGGACGgaacagaggaagagaaagtcAACCAGCAGGAATGGACAACGGTTCTGCTGCTTGACCACATCAGATCTCAAAACCGATATATCAAACTCCTGGAGCGCTGGAGCCAGCAGCTGCATCTCACCTGTAGACTTTTACTAGGACGCAATCCATTGATTATTCTGCTGGGGGAAAGACTCAAGATCAAG GAGTTTTGTCACCGTTTAAAGACTGTTAAGGTAGATGTGGACTCTTCAGGGAAGAAATGCAAAGAGAGGATGATGAAGGTTCTTGCTGAGACCCCATATTCCTCCCTCTGTCAACATAG TTTCCAGAGATTTGTAGTGAAGGACTACAAGTCATTATCAGAGCTGACTGCTGTCTTTGAGGAGCTGAACCTGGCTGAGCTTTACCAACAGATGCTGCCTACGTTAAGCGGCTAG